Genomic window (Pseudorca crassidens isolate mPseCra1 unplaced genomic scaffold, mPseCra1.hap1 Scaffold_189, whole genome shotgun sequence):
CCCAGATCAACATTAAGGCTGCCACTGGAGAGGAGGTTCCCCGTACCATTATTGTAACCACCCGTTCTCAGTACGGGTTACCGGAAGATGCCATTGTGTACTGTAACTTCAATCAGTTATATAAAATTGACCCATCTACTTTGCAGATGTGGGCAAATATTCTGAAGCGTGTTCCCAATAGTGTACTGTGGCTGTTGCGTTTTCCAGCAGTAGGAGAACCTAATATTCAACAGTATGCACAAAATATGGGCCTTCCCCAGAAGCGTATCATTTTTTCACCTGTTGCTCCTAAAGAGGAACATGTTCGGAGAGGCCAGCTGGCTGATGTCTGCTTGGACACTCCACTCTGTAATGGACACACCACAGGGATGGATGTCCTTTGGTCAGGGACACCCGTGGTGACTATGCCAGGAGAGACTCTTGCTTCCCGAGTTGCAGCTTCCCAGCTCACTTGTTTAGGCTGTCTTGAGCTTATTGCTCAAAATAGACAAGAATATGAAGACATAGCTGTGAAACTGGGAACTGATCTAGAATACCTGAAGAAAATTCGTGGCAAAGTCTGGAAGCAGAGAACATCTAGCCCTCTGTTCAACACCAAACAATACACAATGGACCTAGAGCGGCTCTATCTACAGATGTGGGAGCATTACGCAGCTGGCAACAAACCTGATCACATGATTAAGCCTGTTGAAGTCACTGAGTCAGCCTAAATAATGACTGTGTGCACAGAAGAATTACCCTGTACCTGAGCCTCAACCTTCTGGGGGAAAGGGAACtactttttccttatctgtagaataCCATGCTGCAGATGGGTGACAGACAATGATAAGAAATAGCACAGCCAGACTTGCTTCCTGCATGATCATGATCACGATAGGGAGAGACACAAGAGATGGGAAACTGCTGTTCCACAAGGAGTCTCCATAGAATTTTGCAGCAGCCAGGTGTCTGGAAGATCTGGAAGGTAAGTCTGGAAGGTCTGATCTCCCTTGGTCTTCCATGGGATGGATGGTTAGTGTGGAAGGGAGATAGAGATTGCCCAGCCGTTTTGTGATTATCATGGATTGATTGAGTcttctgaattaatatttttctttatattttgggtattggagcttttaaaaatgtttggtttcAGGTATTTTTATTCATGTGAAGTGTGTATGATTCTCTTGAGATAAGCTTTTAAGCTAAAATAttccttgttttagtttctgaaCTCTACAGATAAATGGGGACTTTGCTGGTGTAATCTTTTTATAGGTTTTGTAAACCACTTGAGCCTATATCAGTCATTTTAGTGTCTGACATAATGTTCGGAACTATCAGTGCTTTGTTGGTTTATAGATGATGGCTTAAATTCTTTTCCTGGTccgtttccttcttcccttccccccactttaaaaattctcctgtAACTTGGCTAACAAAAAACCAAGTCTGATTCAAAACCTCCCAGAGTGTTTCTCTTAACCGCATCATCTGGTGCCAAATGAAGATTCTTAGGAGTGATTATTAATTCTGAAGGGCACAGTTGTGGTACTGTcgctgatgataataataatggatttttGGCCTAGAGTTTTGACCTATTTCACCAGTGTTTACCGTTGACTGCCCCTCTATGCTGCTTCCAAAAGGGATAGTGTGTGttaagatttttactttcatttctaatgtttgtttgtttttttagtgagTCCTGTTCtacctttttctttcagcagaaatgaaaTCCCAGGTAAGTAtaagtattcaaatatttgatcaGTAAGTCACAGTTATCTCCAGTACATTAAATAActttcatcaaagaaacatgttatAGGTAAAAAGCTCTGAAGGACCAGCTATGTATATGATAATTATGTTTCAGACCTTCTagggtattatatataataacttgTCTTCTGGATGTGGTCTTGAAGTCTTTATGGATTCAGTCTCAGTAGTAGCGAACTGCACTGCTACTTGGTTTGGAGTACAAATTAGACTTTAGCCCTCCTGGAGGTTGAGTTTTTGGTATTGAAAACCATAGGAATGAAATTATTGTATTTCAACAAAGGATCGAGGGCTTGAGGCTTAAACAAGGCAACATACgtgtgggaagcagtcagccttgAGGGCAGGTAAGGACATGCCAGGCATGCGGCCGCTGCTCGAagggactgtccctacttgttcccctccttgttccattccatgggagataaatcaccagggcccagagatcagaaagaatgtaaaatgagacaagcaaagctgtcttccccctgcacatgcaggttatttttgatgcttctgggtttatgggtttcctcccagggaagttaaccttgagccgAGACAGTCTGTAGATAATGTAAACCACCATCTGGCAACCTTCCGATTTCTAGGCTAGATAATCTGCAACTGTAGCATAATAAAATGTGCCTTGCAACCATCagttgtcttggtccttctgaccccatgcgtcggtgctacttcagttccttaccccttcccttctgaccctgggcggtgagatcctctttctccggctggtccgCGGCAAGTGGCACTCGAACAGGGACCTGAAGCGTGaaggcaattaaaagaaaaagtgcagGTAAGAGAACCCTTATGCAAAATATGTGTGGCCACCAGTAAAAGTGAAACGAATAGAGGCATAAGGCAATAGTCAGAAGTAAAATAAGATGGGGCAGAAGGGCTCAAAGATGTATGAATTATTTGctcaggttttaattttgatgcttAGAGCTCGGGGTAATAAAGTTTCTGAACTTTATGGTTGACTGAATTTTTACAGCATATCCATGGTGTATCTCCCTGGTTTCCTGATGGCGGCTCTGTTGACATAGAAATCTGGCAGAAAGTTGGAgaaggtttaaaaaattattacgaGTCTCGAGGGCCTACTCATACTCCTGTTGTTACATATAGTTTGTGGAAtctgataaaaatatgtttagattCTTCTCATGGTAGTGTTGATTTGAATGTAAAGTCAGAAAAACATAAGCCTCTGACAGAAGGAGAGACTGTATTATCAACTACTGTGTCACCACTTCCTAAACCGAAAGagctaattaatttaaatattttagatgaagAGGAACATTTTGACTTAACAGATGAGGCTTGTAaacataaaagagagaaatatccTGAGGATGATTTTCTAATGGCTGTGATAGATAAGTCAGTGAAAAAGCTGCAGGTTAATAAGGACTGTCTTCCTCAAAAATCCACATCTGTAAAAATGCTCAGTCCCTTGCAGCGCGCTGTACAAGGAGCAATAAAACGAGGAGAAGATCCTATTTTCTGTTGTCCCGTCATAGAAAGACCTGATCCTAATAATCCTCAACAAGCTACTAGGGAGCATCAGGCTCTCCCTTTGAAAGTTTTGAAAGATTGAAAATCTGCCTGTGCTCAATATGGGCCCACTGCTCCTTTTACTACTGCTATGGTTGACAGGAGAAGCTCTTCCCCCCGCTGATTGGAAGTCTATTGCACGAGCTTGTTTAAATGGTGGAGATTACTTAATATGgaagtttgatttttatgaaGGGGCTGCTGAACAAGCAGAAAAGAATGCTGCCCATAATATTCCAGTTGATTATCATATGCTGATTGGGGAAGGACAATATCTTTCTTTACAAGATCAATTAACTTATCCCTTTGTTGCTTATCCTCAAATAAATCATTTGGCATTACAAGCCTGGAGGAAATGTCCTTCTACACACAAAACTGAAGATCTTTCAAAACTTAGACAGGGACCTGATGAACCATATGCTGATTTTGTAGATAGGTTGTCACAGGCGGTGGGGAGACTCATTGTGGACGGACTCACTGGTATGATTgtagttaagcaacttgcttttGAAAATGCTAATAATGCGTGTCAGGCTGCGATTCGACCTTGGAGAAAACGGGGAACATTGGAGGATTATATTCACCTTTGTGCAGACATTGGGCCTACTTATATACAGGGTGCTGCTGTGGCTGCAGCATTAATTAAAGTGGggtttaaaaacaatcaaaagaaaacaaagacttgtTTTAAATGTGGAAAGGCAGGTCATTTTGCTAGAGAATGTAGATCTTTTAATTCTAACCCTAGTCCTTCATTCCCTACTCAGAAACCTCCAGATGGTCAGAAAATCCCTGGTTTATGCCCTAAATGCAATAGGGGAAAACATTGGGCACAAGATTGTTGCTCAGTGGCCCACAAGGATGGGCCACCACTGTCGGGAAACTCCTCCCGGGGCCTTCCCCGGCCCCAACAAATAATAAGGGCAATGTCTGTGTATCCTCCTCAAATTATCAATCAGAcattaaccaaaaacaaaaacatacaatatcCTCGCTCTCCAGAGCAACACCAGGAAGCGCAGGACTGGAGCTCAGTACCTCCGCCCGATATGTATTAACTCCTGAAATGGGTCCTCAGGCCCTCTCTACGGGCATCTGTGGACCTTTACGCAAGGGTTTGATGGGACTATTATTGGGAAGAAGTAGTGTCACCATGAAAGGTTTAACTATTATACCAGGAGTCACAGATTCTGACtacgaaggagaaataaaagtcatggcacaaactattaaaaatataataactatttCTCCTGGTGATCAAATTGCACAATTGCTACTTTTGCCCTTTGTACCTCATGGACAAATTTTACAAcatcaaaagagagaaacaaaggcttTTGGATCGTCTGATGCTGCCTACTGGATTCAGAAGATAGGGAGAGAACGtccagaaatgaaatgaaccatTAATGGAAAGGTTTTTTCAGGTTTGTTAGACACTGGAGCTGATGTCTCTGTTATGACGCAGATACACTGGCCTAAACGTTGGCCCATTAGTCCTACTATTACAGAACTTCACGGAATAGGACAAAGTTCTTCTCCTATGCAAAGTAGTCAGTTTTTTTTATGGCAAGATAGTGAGGGCCATTCAGGATATTTCCAGCCTTATGTTTTGCCTGGGCTGCCTTTAAACCTCTGGGGCCgagatatattaaaagaaatgggaGTATTACTTTATAGTCCAAACTCTCAAGTCTCTAATATGATGTTGGAGCAAGGATTTCTTCCCACAAAAGGGCTGGGAACAAATCAACAAGGAACTGTCTATCCTattgatgtgaaaataaaatatgatagacaaggtttgggtttttttagggGCCTTGGATTCTCCTCCACTCACTGCTGATCCAATTACTTGGCTGACTGATGACCCTGTATGGGTGGACCAATGGCCCCTcacaaaggagaaatgagaagctGCAGAACAATTAGTACTGGAACAATTAGGGCATTTAGAAATTTCCAGTAGTCCTTGGAATActcctatttttattatcaagaaaaaatctggaaaatataggttattacaggatctaAGAGCTGTTAATAAAACTATGCTAATAATGGGAGCTCTTCAACCAGGCCTACCCTCTCCAACAGCCATACCACACAATTATCATCTTTTAGTTATagatttaaaagattgttttttcactattcctttgtttcctgaagatagaaaacattttgcttttagcTTGCCTGCCTTAAATTTTAAGGAACCCATGAGGAGATTTCAATGGAAAGTATTGCCTCAGGGCATGGCAAATAGTCCTACATTATGCCAAAAATATGTGGCTCAGGCCTTGACTCCTGTGAGAAAAAGGTTTCCATCGTTATATCTCAtacattatatggatgatatacTTTTAGCCactgataatatttctttattagagaCTGCTTTTCAATTTTTACAACAGTCCTTAC
Coding sequences:
- the LOC137218112 gene encoding endogenous retrovirus group K member 5 Gag polyprotein-like, which produces MGPLLLLLLLWLTGEALPPADWKSIARACLNGGDYLIWKFDFYEGAAEQAEKNAAHNIPVDYHMLIGEGQYLSLQDQLTYPFVAYPQINHLALQAWRKCPSTHKTEDLSKLRQGPDEPYADFVDRLSQAVGRLIVDGLTGMIVVKQLAFENANNACQAAIRPWRKRGTLEDYIHLCADIGPTYIQGAAVAAALIKVGFKNNQKKTKTCFKCGKAGHFARECRSFNSNPSPSFPTQKPPDGQKIPGLCPKCNRGKHWAQDCCSVAHKDGPPLSGNSSRGLPRPQQIIRAMSVYPPQIINQTLTKNKNIQYPRSPEQHQEAQDWSSVPPPDMY